A window of Raineyella sp. W15-4 contains these coding sequences:
- a CDS encoding HAMP domain-containing sensor histidine kinase — protein sequence MSELPALPPQPPPTTSRARGRPAWPDRRGRPRIRRPRARGVRSTGAVRETPGAAARPARALEGTASHRLTAGPLPARGTLTRQLVVQVSAIIAVVAIALGFVTTLIAQRVLMRQLDDRLTAVLTRQQTAATTSGQGFAGGIDLPGQPIGTVVVVITDQASPTGTVTPVAQNGVLTPDGFRPVPSNAALRTLYNLPVGSGAHSVDLELLGGYRAMAVQNGQDRVIVGLPLTETRTAVATLVWTATILSLLAVAASVITVYVVVVRKMRPLTDLAAVARQVSAMPLSEGYVDLGPRVPPPRSPYAAEVTDVGEAINQMLGHVEWALQARQVSESWVRRFVADASHELRNPLAAIRGYAELTRRERDAMPPQTGRALDRIDAEAERMSALVEDLLLLARLDSKATPAHQPVDLTEIVVNALADAQAAGPDHSWSLDVPTEPVMVVGDRHQLHQVVANLLANARTHTPSGARVMAGLSVAFAAARPGQREAVVTVHDNGPGIPSAMIAQVFDRFVRADSARARIRDASAPNGSTGLGLSIVAAVVTAHRGQVTVTSRCADDLTGPEAEQADTWTTFTVRLPLAPVAD from the coding sequence ATGAGTGAGCTGCCCGCGCTGCCGCCGCAACCTCCGCCGACGACCTCCCGGGCCCGCGGTCGGCCCGCCTGGCCCGACCGGCGCGGGCGGCCGCGGATCCGTCGCCCACGGGCCCGCGGTGTCCGGTCCACCGGAGCCGTCCGGGAGACACCCGGCGCCGCCGCCCGCCCGGCCCGCGCACTGGAGGGCACCGCCTCCCACCGGCTCACCGCCGGGCCCCTCCCCGCCCGCGGCACCCTGACCCGCCAACTCGTGGTCCAGGTCAGCGCCATCATCGCGGTGGTGGCCATCGCCCTCGGCTTCGTCACGACGCTCATCGCCCAACGGGTGCTGATGCGTCAGCTCGACGACCGCCTCACCGCCGTCCTGACCCGCCAGCAGACCGCGGCGACCACCTCCGGTCAGGGGTTCGCGGGTGGCATCGACCTGCCGGGACAGCCCATCGGCACCGTGGTGGTCGTCATCACCGATCAGGCCTCCCCGACCGGTACGGTCACTCCGGTGGCCCAGAACGGTGTGCTCACCCCGGACGGATTCCGCCCGGTGCCCAGCAACGCGGCCCTGCGGACGCTCTACAACCTGCCGGTCGGTTCCGGCGCCCACAGCGTCGACCTGGAGCTGCTCGGGGGCTACCGGGCGATGGCGGTCCAGAACGGTCAGGACCGCGTCATCGTCGGTCTGCCGCTGACCGAGACCCGGACGGCGGTGGCCACCCTGGTCTGGACCGCGACGATCCTGTCCCTGCTGGCAGTGGCCGCCAGCGTCATCACCGTGTACGTGGTGGTGGTGCGCAAGATGCGCCCGCTCACCGACCTGGCCGCGGTCGCCCGCCAGGTGTCGGCGATGCCGCTGAGCGAGGGCTATGTCGACCTCGGCCCCCGCGTCCCGCCACCGCGCTCCCCCTACGCTGCAGAGGTGACCGACGTGGGGGAGGCGATCAACCAGATGCTCGGGCACGTGGAGTGGGCCCTGCAGGCCCGGCAGGTCTCGGAGTCGTGGGTCCGCCGGTTCGTCGCCGACGCCTCGCACGAACTGCGCAACCCGCTGGCCGCGATCCGCGGCTACGCCGAACTCACCCGGCGGGAGCGGGACGCGATGCCCCCGCAGACGGGCCGTGCCCTCGACCGGATCGACGCCGAGGCGGAGCGGATGTCGGCCCTGGTGGAGGACCTGCTGCTGCTGGCCCGGCTGGACAGCAAGGCCACCCCGGCGCACCAGCCGGTCGACCTCACCGAGATCGTCGTCAATGCCCTGGCCGACGCGCAGGCGGCCGGCCCCGACCACAGCTGGTCCCTCGACGTCCCGACCGAGCCGGTGATGGTTGTCGGCGACCGCCACCAGCTCCACCAGGTGGTGGCGAACCTGCTGGCCAACGCGCGGACACATACCCCCTCGGGCGCTCGGGTGATGGCCGGCCTGAGCGTCGCGTTCGCGGCAGCCCGACCAGGTCAGCGGGAGGCGGTCGTCACCGTCCACGACAACGGCCCGGGGATCCCCAGCGCGATGATCGCGCAGGTCTTCGACCGGTTCGTCCGGGCCGACTCCGCCCGGGCCCGGATCCGCGACGCCTCGGCCCCCAACGGCAGCACCGGTCTGGGCCTGTCGATCGTCGCGGCCGTGGTCACCGCCCACCGAGGCCAGGTCACCGTGACCTCGCGCTGCGCCGACGACCTCACCGGGCCGGAGGCCGAGCAGGCCGACACCTGGACCACGTTCACCGTACGGTTGCCGCTGGCTCCCGTCGCGGACTGA
- a CDS encoding DUF4031 domain-containing protein, which translates to MLLVDPPHWPAHGTLFAHLVSDTSLAELHGFADLLGLPARAFDRDHYDLPASRYADAVAAGAREVSPTEVVRALRRAGLRRTKPQALAAARRRDDRLRAEWAALLPRAVDLGEDLLARWSEPHRRYHTPQHLAELQRAMAAVVDDLRHGTDPGRTLRLAAWFHDAVYEGRPGEDEEASAVLAERSLDGLVPAREAEEVARLVRLTATHRPGDDDPAGNVFLDGDLAILGVDEARYLEYSRQVRAEYSDVPAEDYRRGRLAVLQQLGGLDPLYRTRPARAWWTDPARANLAAEQRRLRGR; encoded by the coding sequence ATGCTCCTCGTCGACCCCCCGCACTGGCCCGCCCACGGCACCCTGTTCGCCCACCTGGTGTCCGACACCTCGCTGGCGGAACTGCACGGCTTCGCCGATCTGCTCGGCCTGCCCGCGCGGGCCTTCGACCGGGACCACTACGACCTGCCCGCCTCCCGCTACGCCGACGCCGTCGCCGCCGGGGCGCGCGAGGTCAGCCCGACCGAGGTGGTCCGGGCGTTGCGCCGGGCCGGGCTGCGGCGGACCAAACCGCAGGCGCTCGCCGCCGCCCGCCGCCGCGACGACCGGCTCCGGGCCGAGTGGGCGGCGCTGCTGCCCCGGGCCGTCGACCTCGGCGAGGACCTGCTGGCCCGCTGGTCGGAGCCGCACCGGCGCTACCACACCCCGCAGCATCTGGCGGAGCTGCAGCGGGCGATGGCCGCGGTGGTCGACGACCTGCGCCACGGCACCGATCCGGGGCGTACGCTCCGGCTGGCCGCCTGGTTCCACGACGCGGTGTACGAGGGCCGGCCGGGGGAGGACGAGGAGGCCTCCGCGGTGCTCGCGGAGCGGTCCCTGGACGGGCTGGTCCCGGCCCGCGAGGCCGAGGAGGTGGCCCGTCTGGTCCGGCTCACCGCGACCCACCGGCCCGGCGACGACGACCCGGCCGGCAACGTCTTCCTCGACGGGGACCTGGCCATCCTCGGAGTCGACGAGGCGCGCTACCTGGAGTACTCCCGGCAGGTCCGCGCGGAGTACTCCGACGTCCCGGCCGAGGACTACCGCCGGGGCCGGCTCGCTGTGCTGCAGCAGCTGGGCGGGCTCGATCCGCTGTACCGTACGCGCCCCGCCCGGGCCTGGTGGACCGACCCGGCGCGCGCCAACCTCGCCGCGGAACAGCGCCGGCTGCGGGGTCGGTGA
- a CDS encoding sulfite exporter TauE/SafE family protein: protein MAPLDAIVIIVAGLAAGTINTVVGSGTLITFPTLLFLGYPPVAANISNSLGLSFSGLTAAQGARDEMTAVWPVVRLMLPLQLLGSALGAGLLLVLPPEAFTAIVPVLIVIAALLVIFGRRINGWIGAHHADAPLTGGRRIGLLVGALFTGMYGGYFGAAQGVLLIGLLSALTGLSLLRINVVKNILAPAANFLAALVFLIVAWHQVRWAVAGLLAIGALGGGWLGARIGRRLSPTLLRVFIVLVSAVAVVKLVWFS from the coding sequence GTGGCACCCCTCGACGCGATCGTGATCATCGTGGCCGGCCTCGCCGCGGGCACTATCAACACCGTGGTCGGGTCCGGGACCCTGATCACCTTCCCGACCCTGCTGTTCCTCGGCTACCCGCCGGTCGCGGCGAACATCTCCAACAGTCTCGGCCTGAGCTTCAGCGGCCTGACCGCCGCCCAGGGCGCCCGGGACGAGATGACTGCGGTGTGGCCGGTGGTCCGGTTGATGTTGCCGCTGCAGCTCCTCGGCTCGGCCCTCGGCGCCGGCCTGCTGCTCGTCCTGCCGCCGGAGGCGTTCACCGCGATCGTGCCGGTGCTGATCGTCATCGCCGCCCTGTTGGTGATCTTCGGCCGCCGGATCAACGGCTGGATCGGCGCCCACCACGCCGACGCCCCGCTGACCGGCGGCCGACGGATCGGGCTGCTGGTCGGCGCGCTCTTCACCGGGATGTACGGCGGCTACTTCGGCGCCGCCCAGGGCGTGCTGCTGATCGGTCTGCTCAGCGCGCTGACCGGCCTGTCCCTGCTGCGGATCAATGTGGTGAAGAACATCCTCGCCCCGGCCGCGAACTTCCTCGCCGCCCTGGTGTTCCTGATCGTCGCCTGGCACCAGGTGCGCTGGGCGGTGGCTGGGCTGCTCGCCATCGGCGCCCTCGGCGGCGGCTGGCTGGGGGCGCGGATCGGTCGCCGCCTCTCGCCGACCCTGCTGCGGGTGTTCATCGTGCTGGTCAGCGCGGTGGCGGTGGTGAAGCTGGTCTGGTTCAGCTGA
- a CDS encoding SCO2322 family protein, protein MPVRHRPSLRRWALVALAAVALLVAPLGSGVARAEDGYRYWGYYEADNGQWTFSQSAPGTTTPADGSVQGWRFAVAGSTTARPPRTIPPFNEICGKVRPVDGQKRVGLIIDPGTADDAPQGATPGQVTATCVVVPTAATGTQVLQAATTVRTDSSGMICGVAGYPATGCGDPVADITVPSTEPAVVASPTAAAGDVSHGTPVWAWITVGGIVVVLAGAGVVVARKRRTA, encoded by the coding sequence ATGCCCGTACGTCACCGTCCGTCCCTTCGCCGCTGGGCGCTCGTCGCGCTCGCCGCGGTCGCCCTGCTGGTGGCCCCGCTCGGCAGCGGCGTGGCCCGCGCCGAGGACGGCTACCGGTACTGGGGGTACTACGAGGCGGACAACGGCCAGTGGACCTTCTCCCAGTCGGCGCCGGGCACCACCACCCCGGCCGACGGGTCGGTCCAGGGCTGGCGGTTCGCCGTGGCCGGCAGCACCACCGCCCGCCCGCCGCGGACCATCCCGCCGTTCAACGAGATCTGCGGCAAGGTGCGCCCGGTCGACGGGCAGAAGCGGGTCGGGCTGATCATCGACCCGGGCACCGCCGACGACGCCCCGCAGGGCGCCACCCCCGGCCAGGTGACGGCGACCTGCGTGGTCGTCCCGACCGCCGCGACCGGCACCCAGGTGCTGCAGGCCGCGACCACCGTACGGACCGACTCCTCCGGGATGATCTGCGGGGTCGCCGGCTATCCGGCCACCGGCTGCGGTGACCCGGTGGCCGACATCACCGTGCCCTCGACCGAGCCGGCCGTCGTCGCCTCGCCGACCGCCGCGGCCGGCGATGTCTCCCACGGCACCCCGGTGTGGGCCTGGATCACGGTCGGCGGCATCGTCGTCGTGCTCGCCGGCGCCGGCGTCGTCGTCGCCCGCAAGCGGCGGACAGCCTGA
- a CDS encoding energy-coupling factor transporter transmembrane protein EcfT yields the protein MTLGRRASANDPRHPRDLHPVAWWSWALGLGIAASRTDNPVLLVLLALVAGLVVTLKRSDAPWARAYTLFVRIALVVLGLRVLFQAVLATQTQGTHVLVTLPLVPLPDWVIGIKLGGPVTWEALLSSVYAGGQLAVILICFGAANALAAPRRMLRLAPAALYEVQVALVVGLSFAPQLVTDARRVHGARRLRGRRVRLRDFFRTTAMPVLESALDRSVDLAAAMDARGYGRMRHLPGRRRRLISALSLLGALGLLIGLYGLLSASIRPALSLGAVLAGAVLVTAALLVGRTRAVRTRYRPDPWALPEWLVAGSGVVVAGVLVGCSLRGIGGLTMPSALAVPPLHPLPLAAVLIGLLPAVAAPYVPGTAGAEPAPRTPGPRSTPAPRSSRSTTEPTTEVVP from the coding sequence GTGACCCTCGGCCGGCGCGCCAGCGCCAACGACCCGCGCCACCCCCGGGACCTGCACCCGGTGGCGTGGTGGTCGTGGGCGCTCGGCCTCGGCATCGCGGCGAGCCGTACGGACAACCCGGTGCTGCTGGTGCTGCTGGCGCTGGTCGCCGGGCTGGTCGTCACGCTGAAGCGGTCCGACGCCCCGTGGGCCCGGGCGTACACCCTGTTCGTCCGGATCGCGCTGGTGGTGTTGGGCCTGCGGGTGCTGTTCCAGGCGGTCCTCGCCACCCAGACCCAGGGGACCCACGTCCTGGTCACCCTGCCGCTCGTCCCGCTGCCGGACTGGGTGATCGGGATCAAGCTCGGCGGCCCGGTCACCTGGGAGGCGTTGCTGTCCTCGGTCTACGCCGGCGGGCAGCTGGCGGTGATCCTGATCTGCTTCGGCGCGGCCAACGCGCTGGCCGCGCCGCGGCGGATGCTGCGACTCGCCCCGGCCGCCCTGTACGAGGTGCAGGTCGCCCTGGTGGTGGGCCTCTCCTTCGCCCCGCAGCTGGTGACGGACGCGCGGCGGGTGCACGGCGCCCGCCGGCTGCGCGGCCGCCGGGTGCGGCTCCGGGACTTCTTCCGGACCACGGCGATGCCGGTGCTCGAGTCCGCCCTGGACCGCTCCGTCGATCTGGCCGCGGCGATGGACGCCCGCGGCTACGGCCGGATGCGGCACCTGCCGGGACGCCGGCGCCGACTGATCAGCGCCCTCAGCCTGCTCGGCGCGCTGGGCCTGCTGATCGGCCTGTACGGGCTGCTGTCGGCGTCGATCCGTCCCGCTCTCTCGCTGGGTGCGGTCCTCGCCGGGGCGGTGCTGGTCACCGCCGCGCTGCTGGTGGGCCGCACCCGGGCCGTCCGGACCCGCTACCGGCCCGACCCGTGGGCGCTGCCCGAGTGGCTCGTCGCCGGGTCCGGGGTGGTGGTGGCCGGAGTGCTGGTCGGGTGCTCGCTGCGCGGCATCGGCGGACTCACCATGCCGAGTGCGCTGGCGGTCCCGCCGCTGCATCCGCTGCCGCTGGCCGCCGTGCTGATCGGGCTGCTGCCGGCGGTCGCGGCGCCGTACGTTCCGGGAACCGCCGGCGCGGAGCCCGCTCCCCGGACACCGGGCCCGCGTTCCACACCGGCCCCCCGCTCCTCCCGCTCCACCACCGAACCGACCACGGAGGTGGTCCCGTGA
- a CDS encoding ABC transporter ATP-binding protein, which yields MLDFDHVSLRYAGAPTATLDDVDLHVEEGELALLVGPTGSGKSTLLRATNGLVPHFTGGLLTGRVRVDGRDTSRWQPRDLADVVGLVGQDPAATFVTDTVEDELAYTMESLGVGPQTMRVRVEETLDLLGLADLRRRPLTALSGGQAQRVAIGAALTAHPRVLVLDEPTSALDPQAAEEVLAAIRRLVDDLGMTVLMAEHRLERVIQYADTIAEIAAGRIVRSGDPQRVMATATVVPPIVRLGRLAGWEPLPLSVRDARRQARTLRAELPELPPQRLAGTAVPGRVLASVSGLTVRYGRVEALRGLDLAARAGEVCALMGRNGAGKSTLLSVLAGLTAPTSGSVDVDGLEPRRASPHELVRRVGMVSQDPADLLYASTVAEECATADRDFAVAPGTCAALLAELAPDVPADRHPRDLSEGQRMCLALAVVLSGAPALLVLDEPTRGLDYAAKERLCAELARLAAEGHGILLSTHDVEVVAAVADRVVVLADGEVVADGPAQRVVTGSPMFAPQVAKVLAPLPYLTVGQVTAAREAA from the coding sequence ATGCTCGATTTCGACCACGTCTCGCTGCGCTACGCCGGCGCACCGACGGCCACTCTCGACGACGTCGACCTGCATGTCGAGGAGGGCGAGCTGGCGTTGCTGGTCGGGCCCACCGGCTCCGGCAAGTCCACCCTGCTGCGCGCGACAAACGGTCTGGTGCCGCACTTCACCGGTGGGCTGCTCACCGGGCGGGTCCGGGTCGACGGGCGGGACACCTCCCGCTGGCAGCCCCGCGACCTGGCCGATGTGGTGGGCCTGGTGGGGCAGGACCCGGCCGCCACCTTCGTCACCGACACCGTGGAGGACGAGCTCGCCTACACGATGGAATCCCTCGGCGTGGGCCCGCAGACGATGCGGGTCCGGGTCGAGGAGACCCTCGACCTGCTCGGGCTGGCCGACCTGCGCCGCCGCCCGCTCACTGCCCTGTCGGGCGGCCAGGCGCAGCGGGTCGCCATCGGCGCCGCGCTGACCGCCCACCCCCGCGTCCTGGTCCTCGACGAGCCGACCTCGGCGCTCGACCCGCAGGCGGCCGAGGAGGTGCTCGCCGCGATCCGCCGGTTGGTGGACGATCTCGGGATGACGGTGCTGATGGCCGAGCACCGGCTGGAACGGGTGATCCAGTACGCGGACACGATCGCCGAGATCGCCGCCGGCCGGATCGTCCGTTCGGGTGACCCGCAGCGGGTGATGGCCACCGCCACTGTCGTGCCGCCGATCGTCCGGCTCGGCCGACTCGCCGGCTGGGAGCCGCTGCCGCTGTCGGTGCGCGACGCCCGCCGGCAGGCCCGTACGCTCCGCGCCGAGCTGCCCGAGCTGCCGCCGCAGCGCCTGGCCGGCACCGCGGTGCCCGGTCGGGTGCTGGCGTCCGTCTCCGGGCTGACCGTACGGTACGGCCGGGTGGAGGCGCTGCGGGGGCTGGACCTCGCCGCGCGGGCCGGTGAGGTGTGCGCGCTGATGGGCCGCAACGGCGCCGGGAAGTCCACGCTGTTGTCGGTGCTGGCCGGTCTGACGGCTCCGACCTCGGGGTCGGTCGACGTCGACGGGCTGGAGCCTCGTCGGGCCTCCCCGCACGAGTTGGTCCGGCGGGTCGGGATGGTGTCGCAGGACCCGGCCGATCTGCTCTACGCGTCGACGGTCGCCGAGGAGTGTGCCACCGCCGACCGGGACTTCGCCGTCGCGCCGGGCACCTGTGCGGCGCTGCTGGCCGAGCTGGCCCCCGATGTCCCGGCCGATCGCCATCCGCGCGACCTGTCGGAGGGGCAGCGGATGTGCCTGGCCCTGGCCGTCGTGCTCAGCGGCGCGCCCGCCCTGCTGGTCCTCGACGAACCGACCCGCGGGCTGGACTATGCCGCCAAGGAGCGGCTGTGCGCCGAGCTGGCCCGGCTGGCGGCCGAGGGGCACGGGATCCTGCTGTCCACCCACGACGTCGAGGTGGTCGCGGCGGTCGCCGACCGCGTCGTCGTACTGGCCGACGGAGAGGTCGTCGCCGACGGCCCGGCCCAGCGGGTCGTCACCGGGTCCCCGATGTTCGCCCCGCAGGTCGCGAAGGTGCTCGCCCCGCTGCCCTACCTGACGGTGGGCCAGGTGACCGCGGCCCGGGAGGCGGCATGA
- a CDS encoding ECF transporter S component produces MTGPRPGPRTAHSRPVHSRRPLVTLGRRSVAVLVAASLVGLLGFAWPFLTPVTQAGGASAVSHTQDAPWLFVLVLPLLAGVVLAQLSEGGMDAKVVALLGMLTAVGAGLRAVSPGVAGLEPSFFLLVLAGYAFGPGFGFVLGALAIVAGGLVTAGVGPWLPFQMFAAGWVGAFAGLLPGAGGRHGTVRRWQLALLAGYGMLAGLAYGAVMNLWFWPFTTNGTGLSYVAGAPLAANASRYAAFWLATSLGWDLPRGVVTAALVLAFGRGLLRAFARVTRRAAFGAPVAFDAGAAFEAGAAVEAPLASRPPADPLPPVDSLSSTDDAAGTDRSSSGRPPESAR; encoded by the coding sequence ATGACCGGCCCCCGACCGGGTCCCCGGACGGCCCACTCCCGGCCGGTCCACTCCCGACGCCCGCTCGTCACCCTCGGCCGGCGGTCCGTCGCGGTGCTGGTCGCCGCCTCGCTGGTCGGGCTGCTCGGGTTTGCCTGGCCGTTCCTCACCCCGGTCACCCAGGCCGGTGGGGCGAGCGCGGTCAGCCACACCCAGGACGCGCCGTGGCTGTTCGTGCTGGTCCTGCCGCTGCTGGCCGGTGTGGTGCTGGCGCAACTGTCCGAGGGCGGAATGGACGCCAAGGTGGTGGCACTGCTCGGCATGCTGACCGCGGTCGGGGCCGGGCTGCGCGCCGTCTCCCCCGGTGTCGCCGGGCTGGAACCGAGCTTCTTCCTGCTGGTCCTCGCCGGCTACGCGTTCGGTCCGGGTTTCGGCTTCGTCCTCGGGGCGCTCGCCATCGTCGCCGGGGGGCTGGTCACGGCCGGGGTCGGGCCGTGGCTGCCGTTCCAGATGTTCGCGGCGGGCTGGGTCGGGGCATTCGCCGGCCTGCTGCCGGGCGCCGGAGGGCGGCACGGCACCGTCCGCCGCTGGCAGCTGGCGCTGCTTGCCGGCTACGGGATGCTGGCCGGCCTGGCGTACGGGGCGGTGATGAACCTGTGGTTCTGGCCCTTCACCACCAACGGCACCGGCCTGTCGTACGTCGCCGGTGCCCCGCTCGCCGCCAATGCGAGCCGCTACGCGGCGTTCTGGCTGGCCACCTCGCTCGGCTGGGACCTGCCGCGGGGCGTGGTGACCGCTGCATTGGTGTTGGCCTTCGGGCGGGGGCTGCTTCGGGCTTTCGCCCGGGTGACCCGCCGGGCGGCGTTCGGGGCGCCGGTGGCGTTCGATGCGGGGGCGGCGTTCGAGGCAGGAGCGGCCGTCGAGGCGCCACTGGCCTCCCGGCCTCCGGCGGATCCACTGCCCCCAGTGGACTCGCTGTCATCGACTGACGACGCCGCCGGCACAGACCGGTCGTCATCCGGAAGGCCGCCGGAATCGGCGCGGTGA
- a CDS encoding HNH endonuclease signature motif containing protein: MDEETTPALPGLSDGPDFFRPAPARPVADGAPLLVDGLMVTLTGQNGEEGDPVAVTAGYGLPEDPADHLTQLAEVEALARFAEIRRLALIADLVEAAGPVDREQLVPLGGEGTPAVPEFLHLEVGGALELAPDRARLLISDALDLKWRHPRLWNQMIHGRIPVWRAIQVARRCHHLPATAVVWIDDRIGDVLPGLSWARAQRLLAGEIAAADPQAADREESRRHRRRLDLYPRAGTAAATDVFGVLDTADAAQLDQTLATMAAKLAAAGDTTDLDTRRARALGLLARGQHPAQTPIVHLYVHTTPEAELARVEGHGPLAHTALDHLLTRCRVRLTRVIDHADSVPVDAYEVPDRMREQLILAQPVEVAPYATLTARHADMDHTIPWARGGPTTPDNLGPLGRTAHRARTHGGYLLTQPQPGHWHWTTPRGQHFIITNHGTIRLRT, encoded by the coding sequence ATGGATGAGGAGACCACACCCGCGCTGCCGGGGCTGTCCGACGGGCCGGACTTCTTCCGGCCGGCGCCGGCCCGCCCGGTCGCCGATGGTGCGCCGCTGTTGGTCGACGGGCTGATGGTCACCCTCACCGGCCAGAACGGTGAGGAGGGGGACCCGGTCGCGGTGACCGCCGGGTATGGTCTGCCCGAAGACCCCGCCGATCACCTCACCCAACTGGCCGAGGTCGAGGCGCTGGCCCGGTTCGCCGAGATCCGCCGCCTCGCCCTGATCGCCGACCTCGTCGAGGCCGCCGGCCCGGTCGACCGCGAACAGCTCGTCCCCCTCGGCGGTGAGGGAACCCCGGCGGTGCCGGAGTTCCTCCACCTGGAGGTCGGCGGGGCGCTGGAGTTGGCCCCGGACCGGGCGAGGCTGCTGATCTCCGACGCGCTGGATCTGAAATGGCGCCACCCCCGACTGTGGAACCAGATGATCCACGGCCGGATCCCCGTCTGGCGCGCCATCCAAGTCGCCCGCCGCTGCCACCACCTCCCCGCCACGGCTGTCGTGTGGATCGACGACCGGATCGGCGACGTGCTGCCCGGCCTGTCGTGGGCCCGGGCCCAACGCCTGCTGGCCGGGGAGATCGCCGCCGCCGACCCGCAGGCCGCCGACCGGGAAGAGTCCCGCCGGCACCGCCGCCGCCTCGACCTCTACCCGCGGGCCGGGACGGCGGCCGCCACCGACGTATTCGGCGTCCTCGACACCGCCGACGCCGCCCAACTCGACCAGACCCTCGCCACCATGGCCGCCAAGCTGGCCGCCGCCGGCGACACGACCGACCTGGACACCCGCCGGGCCCGGGCCCTGGGGCTACTCGCCCGCGGCCAGCATCCCGCCCAGACCCCGATCGTGCACCTGTACGTCCACACCACCCCCGAAGCAGAGCTGGCCCGGGTCGAGGGCCACGGCCCCCTCGCCCACACCGCCCTCGACCACCTCCTCACCCGCTGCCGAGTCCGCCTCACCCGCGTCATCGACCACGCCGACTCCGTCCCGGTCGATGCCTACGAGGTACCCGACCGGATGCGCGAACAACTGATCCTGGCCCAGCCCGTCGAAGTTGCCCCCTACGCCACCCTCACCGCCCGACACGCCGACATGGACCACACCATCCCCTGGGCACGCGGCGGACCCACCACACCAGACAACCTCGGCCCACTCGGCCGGACCGCCCACCGCGCCCGAACCCACGGCGGCTACCTGTTAACCCAACCCCAACCCGGCCACTGGCACTGGACCACCCCCCGCGGCCAACACTTCATCATCACCAACCACGGCACCATCCGCCTCCGCACATGA
- a CDS encoding TetR/AcrR family transcriptional regulator, translating to MSNLRIDRRRELLLEAGERVIARVGLEGATIRAIVGEAGMSLASFHYAFTSREDFIRRLIERHLVPRVVPLPEGGTFREALTSFLETLAAGDASDGEVTATLALHALLHDGLREIVLERTAADDARLTLELTALAESHGMTWAVEPQRLAKQLNAWRFGSAVRGALLRRGTTSAEQEPEQGEPEHEEGQAPAERDASAEGDPPTAVTACVTMLLALSRPLTVIRPPAPTTTPEPGTTPAAAPDGPDVR from the coding sequence ATGTCGAATCTGCGTATCGACCGGCGACGGGAATTGCTCCTGGAAGCCGGGGAACGGGTCATTGCCCGGGTGGGTCTGGAAGGGGCCACGATCCGCGCGATCGTCGGCGAGGCCGGAATGTCACTGGCATCCTTTCACTACGCCTTCACCAGTCGCGAGGACTTCATCCGGCGACTGATCGAACGTCATCTCGTCCCCCGGGTCGTCCCGCTCCCGGAGGGCGGGACGTTTCGGGAGGCGCTGACCAGCTTCCTCGAGACCTTGGCCGCCGGCGACGCGAGCGACGGCGAGGTCACCGCGACGCTGGCCCTGCATGCCCTGCTGCACGACGGGCTACGGGAGATCGTCCTGGAACGTACGGCGGCGGACGACGCCCGGTTGACGCTCGAGCTGACCGCGCTCGCCGAGAGCCACGGGATGACGTGGGCAGTGGAGCCACAGCGGCTGGCGAAGCAGCTGAACGCCTGGCGCTTCGGCTCCGCCGTCCGCGGCGCCCTGCTCCGGCGCGGCACGACGTCCGCGGAGCAGGAACCTGAACAGGGAGAACCGGAACACGAGGAAGGGCAGGCACCGGCCGAGCGGGACGCATCGGCCGAGGGCGACCCGCCGACCGCCGTCACCGCCTGCGTGACGATGTTGCTCGCCCTGAGCCGGCCACTCACCGTGATCCGGCCACCCGCACCCACGACCACCCCGGAGCCAGGGACCACCCCGGCAGCCGCCCCCGATGGGCCGGACGTCAGATGA
- the dcd gene encoding dCTP deaminase, with the protein MLLSDGDIAAEIESGQIRLDPYEPAMIQPASVDVRLDKYFRIFQNHRYPNIDPAVEQAELTRLVEPEGPDEPFILHPGEFVLASTYEVVTLGITLAARLEGKSSLGRLGLLTHSTAGFVDPGFSGHVTLELSNVATLPIKLWPGMKIGQLCFFRLSSPALAPYGSAKYGSRYQGQRGPTPSRSFVNFHRTPII; encoded by the coding sequence ATGCTGTTGTCGGACGGCGATATCGCTGCGGAGATCGAGTCGGGTCAGATCCGTCTGGACCCGTACGAGCCCGCGATGATCCAGCCGGCCAGTGTCGACGTGCGTCTGGACAAGTATTTCCGGATCTTCCAGAACCACCGCTACCCGAACATCGACCCGGCCGTGGAGCAGGCCGAGCTGACCCGGCTGGTGGAGCCCGAGGGGCCCGACGAGCCGTTCATCCTGCATCCGGGCGAGTTCGTCCTCGCCTCGACGTACGAGGTGGTCACCCTCGGCATCACGCTCGCGGCCCGGCTGGAGGGCAAGTCGTCGTTGGGTCGGCTGGGACTGCTCACCCACTCCACCGCTGGCTTCGTCGACCCGGGATTCAGTGGGCACGTGACCTTGGAGCTGTCGAACGTCGCGACCCTGCCGATCAAGCTGTGGCCGGGGATGAAGATCGGGCAGTTGTGCTTCTTCCGGCTGTCGTCGCCGGCGTTGGCGCCGTACGGTTCGGCGAAGTACGGGTCGCGCTACCAGGGGCAGCGGGGGCCGACCCCGAGCCGTTCCTTCGTCAACTTCCACCGGACGCCGATCATCTGA